The sequence below is a genomic window from Pseudomonadota bacterium.
GGGAACAGACTGCTCGTTCCGACGCTGAAGACGACATCGAAGCCCTGCTCGACTTCACGACGCAGTCGTTCGATCTTGTCGATAGGTAGCATCTCTCCGAACAACACCACATCCGGCCGCACGAGCCCATCGCAACGCTTGCAGTGCGGGGGCAACGTGAGTGCCGCATAGTCCTGGACGCTGAAGCCGTGCTCGCAGCGGGTGCACAGCAGGTGGTGGATGTCGCCGTGGATGTCGATCACCGCTTCGGAGCCGGCCTGCCGATGCAGGCCGTCGACGTTCTGGGTCAGCACGCAGACGCGATCGAGAAAGCGCTCGAGTCGAGCCATGAACCTGTGAGCGCCGTTGCACTTGGCCTGGCGGCAGGCCTTTTCGATTTGGCCGATGTACTTCCAGGTCAGATCCGGCCGTCGAGCGAAGGTCTCGCCCGAGAGCAGCACCTCGATAGGGACCCCTTCTTCCGTATTCAAATCCTCGTACAAACCGCCTACACCTCGATAGGTGGGCAATCCCGAGTCGGCGGAAATCCCTGCACCGGTCACGAACAACGCGCTGTCGGCTTCGGCCAGCAGCTCCGCTACCCGGTCCAGGCCCGCGCGGCTGTCGCGGGCGCACATCGGAGTCCACCATAGCACCATTGGAGTCGTCGTCGCTGCGCTCCCGCGATCCCGGGAGGATGGATCGGGAGACGAGGACGCAGCTTTTTGCGCGGGCGGATCGGGCATGCGCATCGGATCCACGGGCGCCGGAGGCTGGTGACCGATGCGGGGTAGACAGGGGCCGCAACCGGTGCCACAGCATGCCGAGGCGCTCCGTATGTGCGGCCGCTACAGCCTCGAAGCCGAGATCGATCAGTGGTCCGAGCTGGGTGTGAGCTACCCGCTCGAGGAGCTCTTTCGCTGGCGCGCACGCTACAACATCGCACCGTCGCAACGAGCACCCGTGATCCTGAATCTGGGGCAGCCCAAGATCGCGCTGGCTAGCTTTGGATTCGTGCCG
It includes:
- a CDS encoding NAD-dependent deacylase, producing MCARDSRAGLDRVAELLAEADSALFVTGAGISADSGLPTYRGVGGLYEDLNTEEGVPIEVLLSGETFARRPDLTWKYIGQIEKACRQAKCNGAHRFMARLERFLDRVCVLTQNVDGLHRQAGSEAVIDIHGDIHHLLCTRCEHGFSVQDYAALTLPPHCKRCDGLVRPDVVLFGEMLPIDKIERLRREVEQGFDVVFSVGTSSLFPYITAPLLRAKALGQPTVEINPGQTELSDEVDVKLALGAEAACEGIWTRFVHLRGLDPNALP